TGTGAACGAAGTGAGTAAAATTATGATTAAATCTTTCTGGGGTAAAAAACCTAACAGGGGCAAAACCCCCAACAGCAAAAAAAATATAGAAGAGTTCGGTCCGGGAAAGGAAGATATTATAATCTGCACTAAATGCAATGCTTCTTACTATTACAAAAGCTGGCATCATAAATTAGAAGACTATAAAGAACTTAAGCCCTCTAAAAGCGTTAGTTTTGAACTGTGTCCCGCGTGTGAGATGGAGAAGCGCGGACAGTTTGAAGGTGAAGTGGTAATTGAGAATTTTCCGCCACACATAAAAGAGGAGATAGTAAGCCAGTTGGAACATGTGGCAGATAAGGCGCATCAGCGCGATCCCATGGACCGCATACTTCAGATGCACATAGCGGAGCACCGCATAGAGGTACGAACAAGCGAGAACCAGCTTGCTTTAAATTTGGGCAGACAAGTTCAAAAAGCCCATAAAAACTCTGAGATAGAAATTAAGTTTTCTGAGGAAGAGGATGTGGCAAGAGTGAGGGTATGGTTTAAAGATCAGAATTAATTTAGCGGAGCGAATTTTGATGCAGATTTAGGTGCGCGAGGCGCGACGCGATGCCGGAGGTATCGTTAGCGTCCGAGCAAGCCGAAAGATGGCCAAAATACGCCCGCCCGTACGGGAAGCCAAAAAATAAATCATCTTCATTGTCACTCGGGCATTGAAGTGCAATCTTGCACTCCTTCACCCTCGCTTCGCGAATCTGATTCATTTTTTGGCTTCTAAGCTTGATTCTGATCTTTAAACCATACCCTAGGTATGGTGGCTTAAAGAAAATTCAGACGAATAATTTGTATGTTGTTACGTTTGGAAAAATCACTTTTTTTGATATTGCTTTTTTCTATCCCTTTTCAGACAAGGGTTTTTTTGTGGAGTGCGGGGGCGATAGAGGGGTTTAACGAATGGCAGAGCGCGTTTTTGTATGGAACAGATATTTTGGTTTTGATACTTTTTAGTTTGCTGATAATGAGAGTTGGGGTTATAAGTTTATTCCACGCTGCCGCTCGCTCCTTCAGAGAAATCTACCCTCGCTCGCTTACGAAAAATGACAGCGGCTATTCGCTTCGCTCAGAGACCGTCCCTTCGGGAAAGACATTTTTCTACTCGCTTCGGGGATTTCTTTCTTCAGTCGCTCCCTCCCGCTTACGACGGAATAAACTTATAATCCCAACTCTCATTCTGGGTTTACTGATGTTTTTCGCATTTCTTTCAATTTTCTCTGCTCCATACGCGGGAGTAGGGGTTTATAGGGTGTTGAAACTGGCGGAATTTATTGGGCTCTTTTTTTATACTATTTATATATTAAAAAAGATAAAATTTGAGCACGCAGCTTTTGCCTTTGTTTTGGGGGGTATATTTCAGGCCATAATAGGTGTTACTCAGTTTTTTACTCAACGCTCTTTAGGGCTGAAGCTCCTTGGAGAAAGTCCGCTTGCAGCGGGAAGAAGTGAGGTCGCGGAGTTTGTAGCTTTTGGCTCACGTTTTATGCGCGCTTACGGCACATTCCCCAGCCCCAATGTACTGGCCGCTTATCTGGCGCTTGCTATTTTATTTTTAATTTTATGGCACGTAGACAGAAAATCTATAACTCAAAAGGAAAAGATATTCAGCTGGCAGGCAATAATTTTAATCTCTTTCACACTGCTTCTTACATTTTCACGCGCTCCCATTGCTGTATTTTCTTGGGTATTTGTTTTTTTGCTTGTAAACTTTGCAAGGCGCCCCATGCGTCGGTACATAAAAAAACTTTTTGCTGTTTTGACCCCTCTTTTTGCGGGGGTTTTAACAATGACGGTTATGTTTTGGCCCGAAATTTACTCAAGAATATTTACAACATTTGCCGAGGGCGACTTTGCCTTAAAAGAAAGAGTCTTTTTTAATAATTTAAGTTTTCAGATAATTTCAGATAATCTGAGAGGCATCGGCATCGGAAACTACACCCTGTTTTTACGTGAACAATTCTGGGGGCTTAGAGATTCGCTTTATCAGCCTGTGCACAACATATTCTTGCTTAACTTCGCGGAGCTCGGTATTTTAGGTGGGGGAATGTTTCTTTTGTTTTGTTTGTATACGATGTTTTTGGGATTTAAAATGGTAAAAAACATTCCAAGCTCCGAAAACATAATAATATTTACGGCATTCCTCTTTGTTATTGTTTCCGGATTTTTTGACCATTTTTATATGACGCTCCAACAGGGTATGCTTATGTTTTGGGTAATAACCGCGATGTTGTACAATAAAATAGGTCTTACAAAAACATGATAAGGGCAACAAGAAAAATTATACCCGGTTTGATACTCCTTGTTTTGGGGGCTTTTTTAGTAGGAATACTCGTAGTTAAGCTTGACACAAAAGAACTTTGGAACACGCTTACAGGTTTTTCTCCCGCGGGATTTGCGCTTGTTGTAGCACTGACTTTTTTAGGGATAGTTGTTGCCAACTGGCGGGCATACATAATTTTAAAGTCTCAGTGTCCGGATGTAAAATTTTTAAAACTTCTTACCATATGGCTTGCGGGGCACCCTGTAAACTATCTTACCCCTTTTGTCTATCTTGGAGGTGAAGGCATTAAAGCGTATTTGATGAAGAAAAAAATGGACATTCCTCTTGATAAAGCCACATCAACACTCGTTTTTGACAGAATACTTGAGATATCGGCATCCCTTATAATGATAGGAGTGTCCATTGGTGTTTTTATTTCCTACGCGGGTCCGGCGGGAATTACAAAGACGATTATGTCTGTAGCGGTTTCTGTTTTATCAATAGCGGCTCTTGTTATGCTTTTTTATTTTCAAGTGTTTCGCAATAAAAAACTTTTAGCCCCCGCAATTATAAGATTTGGCGTTGATAGTACGCGCGCGGGTAAGTTCTTTATTAAATCAGAACAGGAGGTTGTAGATTTTTTTACGGTGAATAGG
The sequence above is a segment of the Candidatus Spechtbacterales bacterium genome. Coding sequences within it:
- a CDS encoding O-antigen ligase family protein — translated: MLLRLEKSLFLILLFSIPFQTRVFLWSAGAIEGFNEWQSAFLYGTDILVLILFSLLIMRVGVISLFHAAARSFREIYPRSLTKNDSGYSLRSETVPSGKTFFYSLRGFLSSVAPSRLRRNKLIIPTLILGLLMFFAFLSIFSAPYAGVGVYRVLKLAEFIGLFFYTIYILKKIKFEHAAFAFVLGGIFQAIIGVTQFFTQRSLGLKLLGESPLAAGRSEVAEFVAFGSRFMRAYGTFPSPNVLAAYLALAILFLILWHVDRKSITQKEKIFSWQAIILISFTLLLTFSRAPIAVFSWVFVFLLVNFARRPMRRYIKKLFAVLTPLFAGVLTMTVMFWPEIYSRIFTTFAEGDFALKERVFFNNLSFQIISDNLRGIGIGNYTLFLREQFWGLRDSLYQPVHNIFLLNFAELGILGGGMFLLFCLYTMFLGFKMVKNIPSSENIIIFTAFLFVIVSGFFDHFYMTLQQGMLMFWVITAMLYNKIGLTKT
- a CDS encoding lysylphosphatidylglycerol synthase transmembrane domain-containing protein; this encodes MIRATRKIIPGLILLVLGAFLVGILVVKLDTKELWNTLTGFSPAGFALVVALTFLGIVVANWRAYIILKSQCPDVKFLKLLTIWLAGHPVNYLTPFVYLGGEGIKAYLMKKKMDIPLDKATSTLVFDRILEISASLIMIGVSIGVFISYAGPAGITKTIMSVAVSVLSIAALVMLFYFQVFRNKKLLAPAIIRFGVDSTRAGKFFIKSEQEVVDFFTVNRAVFWKGWGISILKQAVLISRHIALFYFLGKAIGIVPVIVSLGALYAGLAVPIPASLGIQEAFQGISFSAVGLAAGEGVALSFVLRGADILLASVGIAILLRFGVGFMATAASGMLKLKGDK